A genomic region of Glycine max cultivar Williams 82 chromosome 15, Glycine_max_v4.0, whole genome shotgun sequence contains the following coding sequences:
- the LOC100499909 gene encoding Peroxisomal membrane protein PMP22-like gives MGSLAKKGLNNYVKQLQQHPLRTKVITAGVLSAISDVVSQKLTGIQKLQLKRLLFKVIFGAAYLGPFGHFFHLILDKIFKGKRDSKTVAKKVLIEQLTSNPWNNLLFMIYYGLVVEGQPWVNVKAKVKKDYPSVQYTSWTVWPVVGWINHKFMPLHFRVVFQSLVAFFWGVFLNLRARSMALIKA, from the exons ATGGGTTCTTTGGCAAAGAAGGGACTCAACAATTACGTCAAACAGCTCCAGCAACACCCTTTGAGAACCAAG GTAATCACTGCAGGGGTACTATCAGCGATCAGCGATGTTGTGTCTCAGAAACTTACTGGGATACAGAAACTTCAACTCAAACGTCTTCTTTTCAAAGTG ATTTTCGGAGCTGCTTATCTTGGACCCTTTGGacacttttttcatttaatactgGATAAAATTTTCAAAGGAAAGAGAGATTCAAAAACTGTGGCCAAGAAG GTTCTGATTGAACAGTTGACATCTAATCCTTGGAACAATTTGCTTTTCATGATTTACTACGGATTAGTTGTTGAAG GCCAACCTTGGGTGAATGTGAAAGCTAAAGTTAAGAAGGATTATCCATCAGTGCAGTATACATCATGGACG GTCTGGCCTGTTGTGGGGTGGATAAATCACAAATTCATGCCTCTTCATTTCCGTGTTGTTTTCCAAAGCTTAGTAGCATTTTTCTG GGGAGTATTCTTGAACCTTCGAGCACGATCTATGGCATTGATTAAAGCCTGA